In Helianthus annuus cultivar XRQ/B chromosome 8, HanXRQr2.0-SUNRISE, whole genome shotgun sequence, a single genomic region encodes these proteins:
- the LOC110870689 gene encoding uncharacterized protein LOC110870689, with amino-acid sequence MNFLSLNVRGIGQEAKARRVSNLMFVHKIYFLCIKETQFTDGSKIRARSSWRSDSFEWDFVNFNGRSGGLLCAWDMEVFMVVSTIKSKFYMVVKGKIKGYDQIVFIVNVYGPRNLPDRKMVWLELQQLKENNPGVWVLIGDFNAVRFMEDKCNSDFDPACATALNGFLTKAYLHQFTMKGQRYTYCKDKDRKLSKIDRYLSDHSPLVLISHPFDYGPCPFRVFNSWLEVPNLEAVVVGALSSMQFVGSPDVILSSKLKCIKEEIKKWVNIRKSKATEKYDKACSDLHDLDLAMEERDLEEEEE; translated from the exons ATGAATTTTTTATCCCTAAATGTGAGAGGGATAGGGCAAGAAGCTAAGGCTCGCCGAGTTAGTAATCTGATGTTTGTGCATAAAATCTATTTTTTGTGCATTAAGGAGACTCAATTTACGGATGGGTCTAAAATAAGAGCCCGTTCATCGTGGAGGTCGGATTCGTTCGAGTGGGATTTTGTTAATTTCAACGGGAGGTCAGGGGGGTTGTTGTGCGCTTGGGATATGGAGGTATTTATGGTTGTGTCGACAATTAAAAGCAAGTTCTATATGGTGGTCAAAGGAAAGATTAAAGGTTATGACCAGATTGTTTTTATTGTAAACGTTTATGGGCCTCGAAACCTTCCCGATAGAAAGATGGTTTGGCTGGAGCTTCAGCAGTTAAAGGAGAACAACCCGGGGGTGTGGGTGTTGATAGGCGATTTTAATGCGGTTAGGTTCATGGAGGACAAATGTAATTCAGATTTTGATCCAGCGTGTGCTACAGCGCTGAATGGCTTCCTGACGAAAGCTTATTTGCATCAGTTCACTATGAAAGGCCAGCGATATACCTATTGTAAAGACAAGGACAGAAAGCTGAGTAAAATTGACAG GTACTTGTCAGATCACTCACCTCTCGTTCTTATTTCTCATCCGTTTGATTATGGTCCGTGTCCTTTTCGGGTTTTTAACTCATGGCTGGAGGTCCCAAATTTGGAAGCGGTAGTAGTTGGTGCTTTGTCTTCTATGCAGTTCGTTGGTTCTCCTGATGTTATTTTAAGCTCTAAGCTTAAATGCATTAAAGAGGAGATTAAAAAGTGGGTTAATATTAGGAAATCAAAAGCAACTGAAAAGTATGATAAGGCATGTTCAGACCTTCATGACCTGGACTTGGCAATGGAAGAGAGAGAtctagaagaggaggaagagtaG
- the LOC110870690 gene encoding uncharacterized protein LOC110870690 produces the protein MAKVGFQGGNEEGWEKHDSVLGRLSVWGGDVKRCRGGANSANRFLNSFDAAGSLALLTVDFSNAFNTVDRTTFLKEVHQHCPSIYRWVQFLYAQPARLYVGNECIGATTGVQQGDPLGPLLFSLALHPLILRVQDRCNLPFHAWYLDDGTIIGNATEVARALDIINEEGPSLGLYLNIKKTEVYWPTYDGQKLQDGLFPKGIGRPERGVKLLGGAVSRDPSFVGELAGRRATGAVELMKLLPRLRDPQCELLLLRSCMGVAKLLFGLRTCQPYLMEDALSRFDDGLREAIEDIVVGGGPFFGDLQWRLASLPMRLGGLGLLSARDVGVYAFVASRAQSWELQDHILRNSGVVELDVDYLQALERLNVYLPDFDIGGFSKKDTAPSKPQTTLANALFSKIAQRLGENSDLSPRQRAVWECLKGPHAQDFLTVIPIKGLGQCMSAVEYRAILKYRLMIPMYPEDETCPICRKACMDKYGEHAVHCKELPGFKYRHDWVRDVLWDILRRAGISAKKEAPVNFLTDPMEGRSTLRPADLLVFGWARGKHACVDLTGVSHLVGLRENRFVAGQAARKAESKKVDKHAKACAENQHVFVPFAFDTFGSLAPEAIQFLTRVQRVIHNNCSAPRGRDFVFGRLGFAIQKGVATQLVARLPFVLM, from the coding sequence ATGGCGAAGGTTGGTTTCCAAGGTGGCAATGAAGAAGGTTGGGAAAAACATGACTCAGTACTTGGGAGACTTTCAGTTTGGGGTGGGGATGTCAAACGGTGCAGAGGCGGTGCGAACAGTGCGAACAGGTTTCTCAACTCCTTTGATGCTGCTGGTTCCTTAGCCTTGCTTACTGTGGACTTCTCGAATGCGTTCAACACGGTTGACCGCACAACCTTCCTGAAAGAGGTTCATCAACATTGCCCGTCAATCTATCGATGGGTTCAATTCCTGTACGCCCAGCCTGCCCGGTTGTATGTTGGTAATGAGTGTATTGGGGCTACTACTGGAGTGCAACAAGGGGATCCCTTGGGGCCCCTTCTCTTTTCTCTTGCCTTACACCCACTCATTCTCAGGGTGCAGGACCGATGTAACCTCCCGTTTCATGCTTGGTACTTGGATGATGGGACGATTATTGGCAATGCGACGGAGGTTGCTAGGGCCTTAGACATTATTAACGAGGAAGGGCCATCCCTAGGACTTTACCTCAACATTAAGAAAACGGAGGTATATTGGCCGACATATGATGGGCAGAAACTTCAGGACGGGCTTTTCCCGAAAGGGATTGGCAGACCAGAGAGGGGGGTTAAGCTGCTGGGTGGAGCTGTTAGCCGTGACCCTAGCTTCGTTGGCGAGTTGGCAGGGCGGCGGGCGACGGGGGCGGTTGAACTCATGAAACTCTTGCCACGCCTTAGGGACCCTCAATGTGAACTCCTTCTGCTAAGATCGTGCATGGGAGTTGCTAAGTTACTTTTCGGGCTGCGAACTTGTCAACCTTATTTGATGGAGGATGCATTATCCCGGTTCGATGATGGCCTCCGAGAGGCTATAGAAGACATAGTCGTAGGTGGTGGCCCATTCTTTGGGGACCTCCAATGGCGTTTGGCATCCCTGCCAATGCGTCTAGGTGGTTTGGGTCTGCTCTCAGCTCGAGATGTCGGGGTTTATGCTTTTGTGGCGTCCAGAGCTCAGTCTTGGGAATTACAGGATCATATCCTTCGGAACAGTGGGGTTGTTGAGCTCGACGTGGACTATCTGCAGGCGCTTGAACGCTTAAATGTCTATCTCCCAGACTTTGATATCGGCGGTTTCTCtaaaaaggacaccgcccccTCGAAACCACAAACAACTTTGGCGAATGCTCTGTTTAGCAAAATCGCTCAAAGACTGGGAGAAAATTCTGATTTGTCACCTCGCCAAAGGGCGGTGTGGGAGTGCCTGAAGGGTCCCCATGCTCAGGATTTTCTGACCGTTATCCCAATTAAGGGGCTGGGACAATGTATGTCAGCAGTAGAATACAGAGCAATCCTTAAATACCGGCTGATGATCCCTATGTATCCAGAAGATGAAACGTGCCCAATATGCCGTAAAGCTTGTATGGATAAATACGGAGAGCACGCAGTGCATTGTAAAGAGCTCCCTGGGTtcaaatatcggcatgactgGGTACGAGATGTTTTGTGGGACATCCTGAGAAGAGCTGGGATTTCAGCTAAGAAAGAGGCTCCTGTGAATTTCCTTACGGACCccatggaagggagatctactctgCGACCAGCAGATCTGCTCGTTTTTGGTTGGGCTAgggggaaacacgcttgtgtTGACCTCACGGGGGTTTCCCATCTGGTTGGCTTAAGGGAAAACAGGTTTGTAGCTGGTCAAGCAGCTAGAAAGGCAGAATCGAAGAAAGTTGACAAGCACGCTAAAGCTTGTGCAGAGAACCAGCATGTTTTTGTCCCTTTTGCCTTTGACACATTTGGCTCTCTAGCGCCAGAAGCTATCCAATTCCTAACCAGGGTCCAACGGGTCATCCACAACAATTGCTCGGCACCAAGGGGACGAGATTTTGTCTTTGGCAGATTAGGGTTTGCCATTCAGAAAGGGGTGGcgacgcagcttgttgcccgtctaccttttGTTTTAATGTAA